In Candidatus Babeliales bacterium, the following proteins share a genomic window:
- a CDS encoding alpha/beta fold hydrolase, translating to MYKKVGKRLLFGLFTVVLVAWWSIVVVGSFSAIMPDRVVLDNQTKYLDGAQMEYVTFVSQAGTDCKALERHGILVKKPGAKATIVVCHGFMCNKFDISFMRRLIFPDYNVMIFDFRAHGEHVEAEHCCTFGRDEALDVAGAVNYLRAREDLNGVPLIAYGFSMGAVAAIQAQAASERQGNPFFKALILDCPYDTSENILKRCMDHLKFSFMGYTFDLPGKKFLERYAFNSYVQALLKSVLKTVAQLNATATNTYIYPVNPAESIKSVTAPVFLIHCYNDEKVTVEAAHHLYDNAAGYKRLWITKGRRHFDSVFFIPDKYIYKVQLFIENVLSGAIQNKPCKKVLSDIKK from the coding sequence ATGTATAAAAAGGTAGGCAAACGCTTACTTTTCGGCTTATTTACAGTGGTTTTGGTGGCTTGGTGGTCGATTGTTGTAGTCGGCTCATTTAGCGCTATTATGCCCGATCGCGTGGTTCTTGATAACCAAACCAAATATTTAGACGGCGCGCAAATGGAATATGTTACCTTTGTTTCGCAAGCGGGTACCGATTGCAAAGCGCTGGAACGTCATGGGATTTTGGTAAAAAAGCCTGGTGCAAAGGCCACTATTGTTGTTTGCCATGGATTTATGTGCAATAAATTTGATATTTCGTTCATGCGCCGCCTTATTTTTCCCGATTATAATGTAATGATTTTTGATTTTCGTGCTCATGGTGAGCATGTTGAAGCAGAGCATTGCTGCACCTTTGGCCGTGATGAAGCGCTTGATGTTGCCGGTGCGGTAAATTATCTGCGCGCGCGTGAAGATTTGAATGGTGTGCCGCTTATAGCTTACGGTTTTTCTATGGGGGCGGTTGCTGCTATTCAGGCGCAAGCAGCATCTGAGCGTCAGGGAAATCCCTTCTTTAAGGCTCTCATTCTTGATTGCCCCTACGATACAAGCGAAAATATTTTAAAACGGTGCATGGATCATCTTAAATTTTCTTTCATGGGTTACACGTTCGATTTACCAGGTAAAAAATTTCTGGAACGGTACGCGTTCAATTCCTATGTGCAAGCACTCCTTAAATCGGTTTTAAAAACGGTTGCCCAACTAAATGCGACAGCAACTAATACGTATATTTATCCGGTAAATCCTGCAGAATCTATTAAGAGTGTTACTGCACCTGTTTTTTTAATTCACTGTTACAACGATGAGAAAGTGACGGTAGAAGCTGCACATCATTTATATGATAATGCCGCAGGTTACAAAAGACTTTGGATAACAAAGGGACGACGGCATTTTGATTCTGTCTTTTTTATTCCTGATAAATATATCTATAAAGTTCAACTGTTTATCGAAAACGTGCTTTCGGGAGCAATACAAAATAAACCATGCAAAAAAGTACTATCAGATATAAAAAAATAA